tagtatctTCGGACAATCGAAATCCTTTAAAGAAGCCCAAGAGAGTGAGTCGATAGAGTGAGTCGAGTGACAGAAGAAGGGGCGGCTTTAAAAGACAAGAGTGGTGGTCTTCGGTGGTGGTGGGGGTTCTCTAATGGAGTTTCTTTCCGGCGTTTCAGTTTGAGTTGATTTATTAGCTTGGATTTGCACTTGCTTTGTCTAAACGCAACTTGAAGCCAAGTGGGTCTTCGTCTTTTCATCCAAATGAACGTTCTTTGTGCTCTTGCACTCTTTGTTCTTCGTCTTGATCTTATCGTTTTCTTCTTTTTGTGACATGGGTTTTTTGTTTTCTTGCTCTTTCAAGGTTCTCTGCCGCCGTCTTGATCACAATGGGTGGAATAGAAGAGAAATATCAGGACACTAAAAACCCCTCATTTTTTCAAGGTATTATCTTAAACATGATTTTGTGTTACTAGTCATGGAGTTCTGTTTGGTTGAGACATTTCAACATAAATTTAAAGCTTATTCTTTTGCTCTGTATTTTCTTTGATATTTTAAAGAAGGTTCAAGAAATGGGGGTGCCAAGTTTGTTAAGGAGATGGGAAACAATCCCAGAAGGGCACTGAGAAATATCAATCCCAACATTTTGGGGGCAACTCATAATCCGTATGTCGTCAACAAAAGAGATTTTTCTGGGTAATTGTAACTCTTGcctctgattttttttcttaacaTTATGCTTTATTTTCCTTTCTCAAGTTTTCTTTTTTCCTCAAGCAATGTGAAAACGTCAAATTTAACTAATAAACCAATTTACAAGGTTAGTATTTAACTCTACGGATTTCTAATTTTACCCTGTTCTTTGTTTCACGCTTGTTGCTTGGCGTTTGTATAGGAAGCTGCTACCAGCTCAAGTCGTTCAGCATTGCTCCGAAGTattttccatctcttttctttgtATTTCCTTTCAATGGAATTGACTTTCAATGGAATGTAGGAAATTGACTTTCAATGGAATCTTTAATGATCTGCAGGTTTGTAATCGTGAAACTAAGAACCTAAACTTATTGGCAGTAAAGTCTAGTGGTGTAGAAGATTGTCAGATTGTAGATGTGGAGGACTTTGAGGATAACAAGGATGTCTCAATACCAATGTTTGTGAAGCACACAGAAGCTCTTCTAGATGAACTTGATCAGGTGGTATGTATTGTGTATAGTAACTCCTGGATTAGCTACATTAGCAATAATTTCAATTATGTATGTTGTTGTTTGGAAAAATGACTGTCGATATACTGCATATATATACTGTAGGAGGAAGTTGAAATGGAGGATGTGGAAGATGAGGAAGATGTGGAAGAGGAACCTGTCATGGACATCGACAGCAGCAATTTGAAAGATCCACTTTCAGTAGTTGAGTACGTAAATGAAATTTATGACCACTATAGGAAAACCGAGGTAATAGCATTATCACATCAAACAAAAGAAAATGTTTGTACTTTTAAGTTGTAATAGACGTTGAAGCTCAAGGTTCTGTTTGTTGTTGATAAATTTATGCTCCTTTAGTCCAAACTAATATGCTCATTAGATCTTCTGAATTATCTTATACTTCCCTTGATTAATAATTGTTAACTCACTCAGCCCATGAGATAGTTACAAGTCTCATTTATTGTTTTTGGAAGCATATGcagtgttatttatttatttttgaagtgAGAAGCATATGCAGTTTCAattggctaatttgaggggcATGCCTGCCTTTAAAAGTCGTGGCTCTGATATCTGAAAACTGAATCGTATGCCATAAACTTGCGCAAATTTTAATGTGTTTTGGCTGTTATGAGCCTCCCTCTATTTGATATTGTCTTTCTCTTTCAGAAAACTTATTTTATGAATGCCATTATAATACAATTATTAGATTGTCGGTAGATCTGGTCcatgtatttttcaaaattgaaaGAAGTTAATCAAAGCGCTTTGCTTTTCTAACTTGGGCATGCGGCCTTACATTTAGCGATATAGTTTGCTTCTTTACTGAATGATATCATATTTTGCGCAGTGTTTAAGCTGTGTCTCTCCAAATTACATGGTTCATCAACCTGACATTAATGACAAAATGAGAGCCATACTCATTGACTGGCTAATTGAGGTATGTTGTTTGCTCTTTATATAAATCTTTCACAATGAATCAAACAATTAACCAATGATCATATAATTTTTTCTTCCTATGCTTATGTAGTATTTGAAAATCTTTAGAGAGACACATATAgagctttatttattttataaacagGTTCACCACAAGTTTGACCTCATGGAAGAGACATTGTTCCTCACTGTCAATCTCATAGATAGGTTCTTAGAGCGTCAAATTGTGATCAGAAAGAAGCTTCAGTTGGTTGGGGTGACAGCTATTCTATTGGCATGCAAATATGAGGAGGTTTCAGTCCCTGTAATTGAGGATTTTGTGCTCATAACTGACAAGGCATACACAAAGCAAGATGTTCTAGACATGGTAAATCACCACTTAACAATTATTTATCTCTTCATTTTCTAAGAATGTTGTCCACTAATGCCCTTCTTCTATGAACAGGAGAAATTGATTGTGAATGAGTTACAATTCAACTTTTCTGTGCCTACCCCATTTGTTTTCATGAGGAGGTTTCTCAAAGCCGCTCAGTCGAACAAAAAAGTGAGTAGTCTGACAGGAATGTATTTAAATACAATTATGTATCCTGATATAAACAACTAACACTAACATTATATCGGATTGGAACTGAGAGCAGCTTGAAATCTTGTCATCCTACATCATTGAGTTGTGCTTAGTGGAGTACGAAATGCTCAAGTTTTCGCCGTCTTTGCTTGCCGCGGCAGCAATTTACACTTCTCAGTGTACTCTTTACGGTTCTAAGCAGTGGAGTAAGACCAGCGAGTGGTATTCTTATTATTCAGAAAACCAACTCCTGTGAGTTTCTTTTCTGACTCTCTTTCTTGTATTGGCATTACAAAAGTTTCAATGGTTTATTCTTAAACTCtcttttttatgtgtattttcagAGAATGCTCAAGATTGATGGTTTCTTTCCATCAAAAGGCTGGAAAGGATAAGAAACTAACTGGAGTTTACAGGAAATACAACACAAAGAAATTTGGGTTTGCGGTTAGAGCTGAACCAGCAAACTTTCTAATAGGTTACTGAGTTTTGAGTTCCTTTCTGAATTTCAAACCGAGAAGCAACAAAAGTTGCCGTGCTAAGCATTCTAAGTCCAAAACAAACATCCAATCAGCTTTTAAGCACGACTTTAGTGGGTGTCTTTTTGTTGCCAAAACTTGATATTTAGCTGTGTGATGAGTTGAGTGTTACCATGAATGTTTATTTCTACTCTCTAGTATATATTTTTCATTCACGGTATTATGTAAGGATTAGGTTAGATGTGTAGATATGTTTCTTTCTCCCCCTTGTCAGAACCGAAATATATATGTACTATGTTGGATATGGACACACAACATTATTCTATACCGATTTTAAGGAGGAGAATCATAATTCATTCCCCACCGTTCGGGGTTCGGCATAAATGTGGTATTTGATGGTGTGTGAAATAATACCAACACTTCTTCCATTGTGATTATGTGACCAGCGACGGGGCTCGACCATATTATGAATGTGAAGGagttttagattttttttgtgtttttgtgaGGATCTTTTACACTCTTTAATGCCAAAGCACCTGCACACACATGACCCAAAATAACCAGCACACATATAAAACACAAAATGACAAAACACGGAAGTAATTGCAAAAATttaaacaaagtaaaaaaaaaatgaataaaaaatgaatAGAGAAGAACACCAAGTTTTACCTGGTTCAGATCACAAAGTGTGATCCTACATCCAAGGCAGGGAGGTTTCTCCTAGTCTTTCCACTATGAATGAGTTTGAAGATTACAGCCTATTCAAAGAACACTTCTCTTTGAGTTACAGAACTTTTCCTCTCAATCTAGTCTCACAATACTCTCAGCCTCTCAATTTTTCAACATTTGTTATATTTCCATGAAAGAGCAAAGGTGACAGAAGTGGTTCAAAGGAATAACAAAACTAACTGTAATAGCAGTCTTTTTATTAACTAAATATAAGTAGCTGATGGGCTGAGGTGAATCAAGATACAAACTTCACAAATTCACCCTTTTGCATCTTGATGAACTCATGAAAGACTAGGGACTCACTCCCATGCTAATTGATGCTTACTACTCAAGAGCCATGTTAAACAAATCCAAAATTGGTTTGAATTTGCCAACAGGAATTCTTTAGTGAGCATATCTGAGAGGTTATCTTTAGTTGCAATCTTTTTATTCTTAATGTCACCTCTGTCAATAATATCTCGGACAAAATAAAGTCTTATATCAATGTGCTTTGTGTGCTCATGAGACATGTTATTCTTCGTGAGATGAATAACACTTTGAAAGTCACAGTAAATGATAGCTTTATCTTCATTATAGCCAAAGTTCATTTATGAGACCTTTGATCCATAAACTTTCTTTATTAATTGCTTCTGTAATGGCCATGTACTCAGCTTCTTTAGTAGATAAGGCCACAACTTGCTGCAATGTTGACTTCCAACTAACTGTGTTATATAACCAGTTATTGACTTTCTTTTATCTAAGTCCCTGCATAATCTGAATCACAAAATCCTTTTATGAAACTGTCTGAGTAGCTACttttgttttttagttttaacaTTGAATCTCCCTTAAGATACTTGATCAACCATTTGACTGCATTCCAGTGATTTTCTGGGATTGCTCATTGACCTGCTAATCAAACCAACTCCATAAgttatgtcaggtctagtactgTCAATAGCTTACATGACACTCCCTACTACATTTGAATTATGTTCTTCATAAAAGCTTGCTCAATCTTAGCTTCATCTTTATTCAAGGATGACAATTTAAAATGCGCCCCAATTGGAGTTAAAACCGATTTTGCATCCTCAAGCTTAAACTTCTTTACAATCTTATTTATATATGACTGCTGAGATAAAGTAAGAGTACCtttaattttgtttcttgctattTCAACCCCCAATATGCTTCTAGCTGGACCAAGATCCTTCATTTCGAATTCAGTAGCAAGAACATACTTTAATTTCTGAATTTCAGCAGGATCTTTACATGCtataagcatgtcatcaacataaatcaATAGGTAATAGGGCCGCACATCgggcgggttttgcgggtttcgggtgCTTGGGTTCAAGTTTGGATGGTTCAAATTTGAGAAAACAACTACAAAACCCGCCCGAAATAGTCTCGGATCGGGCTCGGGTTTGGATCGAGTGTAATCGGATTCATGTAAAATCTGAAATCTTAAACAAGCATCAACGGTAGAAAATTTctagcaaaaataaaatcaaaatacatATACACAAATCAAATTAGATCCTACACACACATACAAACATTAAGATGAGAGATTGGGAATGAGCTATTGCGCCTGTGCTGCTGATGTCGCCGTCCACCACCACCAAGGGACCAACAACTGAGATCGAGAAGGAGACATCCACCATGGTTGCCGACTAGAGAAATAGGGAGGAGAGAGGGCCGATATTCGGCAGGCTGGGAGAGAGAATGGGTGATGTCGACTgggtagagagagaaggagaagagaagagaggTCAGGTCAAGGACTTTCTTTCTGACTTAgggtttttatttttcaaatatatctacatattacatatatttttaaaaacttattGTCGGGTTAGGGTTCACGTGAAATCCAAAAATCCCAAAAGGTCCACTGAAATCTTATCCGAAATACATTTGGATTGGGCGGGCAAAATCCGAATTGGGTGTCGGATTTCGGGTGACAGGTTTGGGCCTATCGGACCAGGCGAGTTCTTTGGGCGGTCTGGGTGTGTCGGGCCTGGTGTGCAGGCCTAGTAGGTAAATATAATCCATTGAgttgattttttgaaaatatacATTGATCATATTGACTTCTATTGAACCTCCTTTTGAGCATAAAGTCATTAAATCTTTTCTTCCATTGGCAGGGAGACTATTTCAAACCGTAAAGACTTTTGTAGCAAACACACCATCTCAGCACCCTTTTGATTCTTAAATCTCTCTGGCTATTCCATAAAAATCTTGTCTTCAAGAGTGCCATGTAAGAAAGTTGTTTTCACATCAAGTTGTTCTAATTCCATGTATTCTTTTGCAACTAAGGCTAAGATAATTCTGATGGATGTCATCTTGACCACCAGTGCAAAAACATCATGATAATCGATGCCCTCTAGTTGTGCATACCCTTTTGCCACAAGCCTAGCCTTGTATCTAGGCTTTTTAACACCTGGGATTCCAGTTTTCCTTTTGAAATTCCACCTACAACCTATAACTCTCTAATtgttttctcttggaaccaatctCCATGTATGATTTGTACTAAAAAAATCTAACTCTTTTAACATGGCAGCTTCCCAATATTTCCAATTCAGACTGTTAATGGCTTCTTCATAATTTCTAGGCTCCTCTTCATTGATCATATCAACAATTATAAATGCAAAAGCAAGGAGGTTAGCTTGAGCATATCTTGATGGCAACTTGATCTGCCTTCTCTCTCGATCTCTTGCTAAAAGGTAGTCATCAAGGTTGTGTTGGTAAATCATAACTTCTTCAGAGTCACTTTCAGGGTCATTATCATATTTTTAGTTCATCTTAAGTTGTTGGAGAAGCTCCACCTCGAGCTGGAATGTCAATTGAATTATGCAAGTCTTCTAAATTTTCTTAAGACTCATTTAAAGTCTCAGTTTTTGAAGTTTGAACATCTATTCTTGCCTGCAAGTTAGTCTTAAACAatacattttcattaaaaataacatCCTTACTCACTACACACTTATGCTCATTAGGAAACCAAATTTTATATCCTTTAACCTCATATGGATAACCAATAAAATAGCCTTTCTCTGCTCTATTGTTTAACTTCCCTTGATTAGCGTGCACATATGCAACACATCCAAACACCCTAAGATGATTGTACCCAGGTTTTGTGCCAAACCATATTTCATTTGGTACTTTAAAATTTACAGCATTTTTGGTGATCTATTTATTATATATGCTGCTGTGTTTGCAGCTTTTGCCCAAAACATCTTAGAAAAACTAGATTCACCTAACATGCATCTAACTTTATCCATTATGGTCCTATTCATTCTCTCAAGCAATCCATTTTTTTAGGAGTATTAATGCAAGTTCTATGCCTAGCAATACCATTTCCAATGCAATATTCAGCAAACATTTGATTACAAAACTCAAGCCAGTTCTAAGTCTTTTGATTTTTCTACCAGATTGTTTCTCAATTAAAGTTTTCCATTCAACAAATTTTTGAAAAGCTTCATATTTTGTTTTGAGAAATTATAACCAAACCTTTCTTGAAAAATCATCAGCAAATGAAATAAAATATTGATATTTAGAAAGTGAAAATGGTATGTTGGGAGACCCCCACAAGTTTGAATGAATATAGTCAAGTGTACCTTTTGTTTTGTGTCCTGCTCGAGTGGATTTCAGTCTATGAGCTTTTCCAAGCACACAATGTTAACAAAATTCAATACCTGACAACTTGCTTCTGTCCAATAAGCCTTGCTTTCCCAATTCTAGAATGCATTTTATGCTTATGTGTTCCAATCTTCTATACCATAATTCTGTCTGGTCTTCTTTAGAAACTGATACAACAACTACTCCTTCAATGACTAATCCTTGTAATATGTATAAACCATGTTGCAAGATGCCCTTCATTACAATCATAGCTCCTTTAGTACTCCACCTTGAGCTTTATATGTACAACTTGTTCTATCCATTGCTCCTAGTGAAATCAAATTTCTTTTAAGGCTTGGAATGTGTCTGACATCTTCAAGAACTTTAGTTGAACCATTATCTAATTTGATATGAATTTTTCCAATATCTGCAATATCACAAGAAAGATTATCACCCATAAACACCTTATTACCAGTTACATATTTATATTCAGTAAAAAACTCTTTTCTTGGTGTCAtgtgtgttggggttttattccctaattaaaactcaatttctttgtaatttcatttattatcaataaaagaatagaaatcattttttgacttagtaaatcactttgctcacatgttttatttttatgattatttgtttaatataaacttctattaaatcccgagcatatagctaatcgtatttatagtgacgtaatcacagtggaatataaatatgattatatgttcaaaataagttaatcctaagattagtcagtgcacatgatttacactggcttgccaatctacgatatgttctacttacacatcacaatgTTATGTTccttccagaacattagcaaagtagataagaacggatgtatttgttacattagactggaccgatattgacagttgataagataagtaaacatatcgttattatctattctagtcatatcatatagttgaccataggtcatttcaatctcaattattataagtggttagtattctaactgattgtattatttgagttctttgacttgttcgttaccagcttaccctatagactagcccatacttacatcttgggaactcggtagtataattgagtgggagtgttaatcatagatatgaacatctacaacttctgatgaagaagtgaaacgttggtttccttttagtttggttcaaggtgttaaatgatagagatctcatttcagtaattaaattagtttaatgaaatatcatttacaaggaactaagtgttttaaggataaaatacaatgagaggtaaaatggtattttagtcctttctcattgtagaccgtctatagaggattgagtgacaattatggttgtaacagtggataattaatagcgtatctatatttattatagagcgttctatggattcaagagtgcaattccgagtctataatggagtcacaaggaattaataagttagaaaatttatttgttagatttatgataacttattggagcttgatttcataggcccatagtccccaCTGTATCTTGGATataatcatctagatagtctcaattaattgatttaattatcaattagaattatcaaagttgaccaggtcaattttggatagtttcacagagttatgtaatttagagaagaaaagagaaattagggcagatatattaattaagataaattggtatctgttgtatcctaattttagcccaagttcattcactcagcttgggtacagctggcaaataaatatacggagaaataaccaagggaatgatatctgcttattatccacgtggacaactcgaGTTTCATGTGGTCACACGTGTTGTTaggtgttggaaaaacttatacatgatatttatttattttcatgtaagtttaatattaaacaaattaatatgagataacctagaacacgtttctaaaattgaattcaaagagaaacaatgataagaatactcacagtatacacagcggaatgaaagagtcattcctttagtttctctaactcttgtatcctttctgtcgcagagtattatcaagaaactgaaccgttcttgtaatttcttcacagtcttccaatgtatccttagaatcacctagactagagtgggaaattctcaacacatgaaatagatatagagagaagaagagaaaataacaaagaggcttagaaaatgacttgtgtttagagagaatctaaaactgtcagaaaaccagtgattaaacttttCTGTCGTCTatcttgacttctctctaagaactccttttatagactcaattaggccatttaatttaattaaaaatcaataaaataatagccaatatgaagccctaagtcgaaattatcatgggctttaggcccatgaaatttcccatttgattataagcccattggacttaaaatcaatgcctgtattatttttctattgatttatttaattaaataatcatttaaatcctttatcaaattaattatttataatttgaacattgatttaaacttatttattaatttaaataccaatttatcttacttaataaatctgccctaatttttctttttttctcaaaattacataactctgtgaaactatccaaaattgacttggtcaactttgataattctaattgataatgaaatcaattaattgagactatctagatgattttatccaagatacAGTGGGGGACCATGggcccatgaaatcaagctccaataagttatcataaatctaacaaataaatttactaacttattaattcctcgtgattccactatggactcggaattgcactcttgaattcatagaacgctctataacaaatatagatacactattgaTTATCcactgttacaaccataattttcactcaatcctctatagacggtctacaatgagataggactaagatactgttttacccctcattgtattttatccttaaaactcttagttccttgtaaatgatatttcagtaaactaatttaattactaaaatgagatatctatcatttaacaccttgaaccaaactaaaaggaaatcatcgtttcacttcttcattagaagctgtagatgttcatatatatgattaacactcccactcaattatactaccgagttcccaagatgtaagtatgggctagtccgtagggtaagctggtaacgaacaagtcaaagaactcaaataatacaatcagttagaatactaacaactcagaattgagattgaattgacctatggtcaactatatgatatgactagaatagataataacggtatgtttacttatcttatcaactgtcaatatcggtccagtccgatgtaacaaatacatccgatcttatctactttgctaatgttctagaaagaacatagcactgtaatgtgtaagtagatcatatcgtagattggcaagtcagtgtaaatcctgtccactgactaatcttaggactgacttattttgaacatataatcatatttatattccattgtaaTTACGTAACTATAAATaggattagctatatgctcgggatttaatagaagtttatattaaacaaataatcatgacaataaaacatgtgagcaaagtgattgaccaagtcaaaaaatgatttcttattcttttattgataataaaacgagattacaaagaatttgagttttaattagggcataaaaccccaaaaaattCCCACtggcactaattgaaactaatgccttaattctactaatcccatttccttgatatgcttatcaaatgtagcttctggtagtgtctttgtaaatggatccacaagattgtcttcagttgcaatcttcataaccttcacatctcccctgaccacatattctcgaataatgtgatacttcctttctatatgcttactcctcttgtgactttgaggttctttcgagttggctatcgctcctgtattttcacaaaacaacacaagcggtttatccatttctagaataacaccaagattctgtaatgacccaacaaattctaagactttggaccattaaaactactatacatagacactattttcgagaaaacatacataagaaacattcacaactttattaaaaactcaaaagtaaatgttgaaatacataaatgcggggtatgggatcccattgttttaaaataaaacataactttatactaaaggaaattgtttacaaaaccaaatgcggaaaatacataaaaacataatttaacgagactaaaaataacatcgtcctcgaatcgttcacgcagtccatcgaatccattcttccttaatacacaaccccaagctgctaagaatctttccgccaccataactattttcctgcatacacaaaaataaaggaatgagcctaatgcccagcaagaaaaatctactaataacataaaacatatacataaactatatcataaacatatactataacatatgtcatatactactacaatggccattatactatttggggcttgttaactaagcaagtcatatgcccaatagaattgtggggcttgctagccaagcaagtcataggcccataaattattggggcttgctagctagacaagtcatatgctcaaggtctataaacatattatatataatgcAAACATAAgatcacataagataacataacataagaaaatataacatatcatataaacatataaagttctatcatatttttcttaccaaaaccgggatatgagaacaaggacgggatttagaacattcctaaaaccaacaataagaaggtgagtatttctaaaagaaagagatgataaagaaatgaactaaagcgtcgagaagaagagcttaccgaaagaaatcttgagttcaaagaacttaaatacctaaccaagaatgaaaacaatgagttaggatttgagtaaagaaaactaaaggaaactgaaGAAACATACATAAAtaaacttaagattaggaatacctttggatgtactagaaccgaacgaCACCTCGATATTgtaaaacacactatttatcttacttcccaagtgtttataaagcttaaaaatgataaagcttataacccaacccaagtgtttatcactctatagtaaccctagcaacttgaaggctctgtacacagcttgaagaatgagagaaattgctgggtactaggtcctatttatagagttcagggAATGAACTACCtctttttagcttgaataaaaataatgagttttaattgaaaaatatttgaatattcgttcaacagaggcttaagacttggtcaaaacgtttagaggctagtcaagaggttaaggaatggaatgagctcggtttcaaaaatgtttgaaaatatggccctagggccgataaatcgcccattgtaggtgatatatcgcccattataggtgatatatcgcttgggcttatgccccgaGTGTTCTTCGATGCGTTTGTgtgaagttcacgtgtttttcgtattccccgtatggcgatatatcgcccctatagctgcgatatatcggcatacactgaaatatt
The genomic region above belongs to Humulus lupulus chromosome 1, drHumLupu1.1, whole genome shotgun sequence and contains:
- the LOC133792721 gene encoding G2/mitotic-specific cyclin-2-like, which produces MGGIEEKYQDTKNPSFFQEGSRNGGAKFVKEMGNNPRRALRNINPNILGATHNPYVVNKRDFSGKLLPAQVVQHCSEVCNRETKNLNLLAVKSSGVEDCQIVDVEDFEDNKDVSIPMFVKHTEALLDELDQVEEVEMEDVEDEEDVEEEPVMDIDSSNLKDPLSVVEYVNEIYDHYRKTECLSCVSPNYMVHQPDINDKMRAILIDWLIEVHHKFDLMEETLFLTVNLIDRFLERQIVIRKKLQLVGVTAILLACKYEEVSVPVIEDFVLITDKAYTKQDVLDMEKLIVNELQFNFSVPTPFVFMRRFLKAAQSNKKLEILSSYIIELCLVEYEMLKFSPSLLAAAAIYTSQCTLYGSKQWSKTSEWYSYYSENQLLECSRLMVSFHQKAGKDKKLTGVYRKYNTKKFGFAVRAEPANFLIGY